The proteins below come from a single Pseudarthrobacter sp. SSS035 genomic window:
- a CDS encoding 1-acyl-sn-glycerol-3-phosphate acyltransferase → MTWSRPVGWLLDHVVYRTSVTGRDHVPTGGPVIFAGNHISFLDGPVMFGASPRPMHILVKKEMFKGLLGGVLRASGQLPVDRSGDRAALLLGKNMLDAGRCIGILPEGTRGSGQATGINNGVAWLALNSGAPVVPVAILGTRTGNEHLDTVPRPGRRFHVSFGNALTLSRNPGETGRASMDRAGMEIRAALAGHVQETIQHSGQPLPHADFRTNFTAVAGTPADDH, encoded by the coding sequence ATGACCTGGAGCCGGCCCGTCGGCTGGCTCCTGGACCACGTGGTGTACCGGACGTCCGTCACTGGCCGGGACCACGTGCCTACAGGCGGGCCGGTGATTTTTGCCGGCAACCACATCAGTTTCCTGGACGGGCCGGTGATGTTCGGCGCGTCGCCGCGTCCCATGCACATCCTGGTCAAGAAGGAGATGTTCAAGGGCTTGCTGGGTGGGGTCCTTCGGGCCTCCGGCCAGCTGCCGGTTGACCGCTCCGGGGACCGGGCTGCGCTGCTGCTGGGCAAGAACATGCTCGACGCCGGCCGGTGCATCGGGATTCTTCCGGAAGGAACCCGGGGGAGCGGCCAGGCAACAGGCATCAACAACGGGGTGGCCTGGCTGGCGCTTAACTCGGGCGCCCCCGTGGTTCCCGTGGCCATCCTCGGCACCCGGACGGGCAACGAACACCTCGACACCGTACCCAGGCCGGGGCGGCGGTTCCACGTCAGCTTCGGCAACGCACTGACCCTCAGCCGCAACCCCGGCGAAACGGGCCGTGCTTCAATGGACAGGGCGGGAATGGAAATCCGCGCTGCGCTTGCGGGGCACGTCCAGGAGACCATCCAACACAGTGGGCAGCCTTTGCCCCACGCGGATTTCCGCACGAACTTCACAGCAGTAGCCGGGACGCCGGCAGATGACCACTAA
- a CDS encoding Fpg/Nei family DNA glycosylase: MPELPEVAGLAGFLDEHLRGAVVRKVQIVSFAVLKTADPPFTALEGCTVAGVRRFGKFVSIDTDGPSFVFHLARAGWVRFTDSPTDTQLRMGKGHIAMRLAFTGPDGAPGMDLTEAGTKKSLAVYVVRDPQDVPGVAALGPDPFSAAFDADMLAEILGSTSQQIKGVLRSQSVIAGIGNAYSDEILHAARISPFATAKSLDRGTVQVLYDAIHSVLGTALAEAEGKPPSELKDVKRSHMRVHARTGEACPVCGDTVREVSFADTSLQYCPTCQTKGKILADRRTSKFLK; this comes from the coding sequence ATGCCGGAGCTTCCCGAGGTTGCAGGCCTGGCCGGTTTCCTGGATGAGCACCTGCGCGGAGCGGTGGTGCGGAAGGTCCAGATCGTTTCCTTTGCCGTGCTGAAGACAGCGGATCCGCCGTTCACAGCGCTGGAGGGCTGCACCGTCGCCGGCGTGCGGCGGTTCGGAAAGTTTGTCAGCATTGACACCGACGGGCCCTCGTTTGTCTTCCATCTCGCCCGGGCTGGCTGGGTCCGTTTCACGGACTCCCCCACGGATACCCAGCTCCGGATGGGTAAGGGCCACATCGCCATGCGCCTGGCGTTCACCGGGCCGGACGGTGCCCCTGGCATGGATCTCACCGAGGCAGGGACCAAAAAGAGCCTTGCGGTGTACGTGGTGCGCGACCCCCAGGATGTGCCGGGCGTCGCGGCGCTCGGGCCGGACCCGTTCAGCGCAGCGTTCGACGCCGACATGCTGGCGGAAATTCTCGGCTCCACTTCCCAGCAGATCAAGGGCGTCCTACGGAGCCAGAGCGTGATCGCGGGGATCGGGAACGCCTACAGCGACGAGATCCTGCATGCTGCGAGGATCTCCCCCTTTGCCACCGCCAAGTCCTTGGACCGTGGCACGGTGCAGGTGCTTTATGACGCCATCCACAGCGTGCTCGGAACAGCCCTGGCCGAAGCCGAGGGCAAGCCGCCCAGCGAGCTCAAGGACGTCAAACGCAGCCACATGCGGGTCCATGCCCGCACCGGCGAGGCTTGCCCCGTGTGTGGTGACACGGTCCGGGAGGTGTCTTTCGCGGATACTTCCCTGCAGTACTGTCCCACGTGCCAGACCAAGGGAAAGATCCTGGCGGACCGTCGGACATCGAAGTTCCTGAAATAG
- the cmk gene encoding (d)CMP kinase, giving the protein MTQELLDTLPALRVGRPLVVAIDGPSGSGKSSVSKEVARRLHLAYLDTGAMYRALTWFCVTSGIDLSDAAAVEQASRDLVLELSTTPREEYVRVNGTDVTDAIREPAISSAVSAVATTLGARTELIRRQRELIEKHHRRIVVEGRDITTVVAPGAEVRMLLTASEEARLRRRGIQLGGTQDAEQLAAQVTHRDAKDSTVVNFTQAADGVVTLDSSDLDFAETVDAALVIVTKVLNRD; this is encoded by the coding sequence ATGACACAAGAACTTCTTGACACCCTTCCGGCCTTGCGCGTCGGCAGGCCTTTAGTGGTTGCCATCGACGGGCCTTCAGGCTCCGGCAAGTCCAGCGTGAGCAAGGAAGTGGCCCGCCGGCTGCACCTTGCCTACCTGGACACCGGCGCCATGTACCGGGCCCTGACCTGGTTCTGCGTCACCAGCGGAATTGACCTCAGTGACGCCGCCGCCGTGGAACAGGCTTCTAGGGACCTGGTCCTGGAACTGAGCACCACGCCGCGGGAGGAATACGTCCGCGTGAACGGCACCGACGTCACGGACGCCATCCGTGAACCGGCAATTTCGTCGGCGGTCAGTGCGGTGGCCACCACCCTGGGTGCCCGGACCGAACTGATCCGCCGGCAGCGTGAGCTTATTGAAAAGCACCACCGCCGCATCGTGGTGGAGGGCCGGGACATCACTACCGTCGTGGCCCCGGGCGCGGAAGTCCGCATGTTGCTGACTGCCAGTGAGGAGGCCCGGCTTCGCCGCCGCGGCATCCAGCTGGGCGGCACGCAGGATGCGGAGCAGCTCGCCGCCCAGGTCACCCACCGTGACGCCAAGGATTCCACGGTGGTGAACTTCACCCAGGCTGCTGACGGTGTTGTCACCCTGGATTCTTCCGATCTGGACTTCGCCGAGACGGTAGACGCGGCGCTCGTGATCGTCACGAAGGTGCTTAACCGTGACTGA
- a CDS encoding prephenate dehydrogenase, giving the protein MSAFRSHGRGHLNGPVVVIGTGLLGASIGLGLRGRGVPVFLSDPSPTNQAVAVDIGAGQPLDQLGDGAPELVVVAAPPDVTADVVARALADYPDSVVVDIASVKAAILAELGGRGADLARYVGTHPMAGREKSGPVAARGELFTSMPWVVCPGPESSAAAVQTARSLATDLGAVVSQFTADEHDEAVALVSHLPQIMSSLLASRLQGTPLHALSLAGNGLRDVTRIAASDPTLWVQILGGNAGKVVEILYGVREDLNRLIGTLEEPLALGARLDLAQLISEGNAGQARIPGKHGGPPQAYSWLTVLVDDRPGQIAQLLTEIGEIGVNVEDLRLDHSSGQNVGMVELSVLPNKHDHLIEALNDRGWRVLQ; this is encoded by the coding sequence ATGTCCGCATTTCGCTCCCACGGGCGGGGGCACCTCAATGGGCCGGTCGTGGTGATTGGCACCGGCCTGCTCGGTGCCAGCATCGGGCTGGGCCTGCGTGGGCGCGGCGTGCCCGTGTTCCTGTCTGACCCGTCGCCGACCAACCAGGCGGTGGCCGTCGACATCGGTGCCGGCCAGCCCCTGGACCAGCTTGGGGACGGGGCGCCGGAGCTTGTGGTGGTGGCAGCACCGCCGGACGTGACCGCCGACGTCGTGGCCCGTGCGCTTGCCGACTACCCGGATTCCGTGGTGGTTGACATCGCCAGCGTCAAGGCCGCCATCCTGGCGGAGTTGGGCGGCCGCGGCGCGGACCTCGCCCGCTATGTGGGCACGCATCCGATGGCAGGGCGCGAAAAGTCCGGGCCGGTTGCGGCCCGCGGCGAGCTCTTCACGTCCATGCCGTGGGTGGTTTGTCCGGGCCCGGAGTCATCCGCGGCTGCCGTGCAGACTGCGCGTTCCCTGGCCACGGACCTGGGAGCTGTGGTTTCCCAGTTCACTGCCGACGAACACGACGAAGCTGTGGCCTTGGTGTCGCACCTGCCCCAGATCATGTCCTCGCTGCTGGCCAGCCGGCTGCAGGGGACGCCGCTTCACGCGTTGTCCCTCGCCGGCAACGGGCTGCGGGACGTCACGCGGATCGCCGCCAGCGATCCCACGCTGTGGGTCCAGATCCTGGGCGGCAACGCGGGGAAGGTCGTGGAGATCCTTTATGGAGTCCGCGAGGACCTGAACCGGCTCATCGGCACGCTGGAGGAACCGTTGGCGCTGGGCGCCAGGCTTGACCTGGCCCAGCTGATCAGCGAAGGCAATGCAGGGCAGGCCCGTATTCCGGGCAAGCACGGTGGCCCGCCGCAGGCCTACTCCTGGCTGACGGTGCTCGTCGATGACCGGCCGGGACAGATCGCGCAGCTCCTCACCGAAATCGGTGAGATCGGCGTGAACGTGGAGGACCTTCGGCTGGACCATTCCTCGGGCCAGAACGTGGGCATGGTGGAACTGTCCGTGCTGCCGAACAAGCATGACCATCTGATCGAAGCACTCAACGACCGCGGATGGCGGGTATTGCAGTAA
- a CDS encoding ParA family protein has translation MSSEQGSATLEGTELDLEDAVMGPTGRPHREFPEPAPLSSHGPARVIAMVNQKGGVGKTTSTINLAAALAEYGRRVLLVDFDPQGALSAGLGINPHELDLTVYNVLMDRKVDIRDAIHQTGVENVDLLPANIDLSAAEVQLVNEVAREQVLDRALKKVEDDYDVVLIDCQPSLGLLTVNALTAAHGVIIPLICEFFALRAVALLVETIDKVQDRLNPGLQVDGVLATMYDARTLHSREVITRLVEAFGDKVFETVIKRSIKFADATVAAEPITSYAGSHIGADAYRRLAKELISRGGAP, from the coding sequence GTGAGCAGCGAACAGGGTTCGGCAACTCTGGAAGGCACGGAACTCGATCTGGAAGACGCCGTGATGGGTCCCACCGGGCGCCCCCACCGCGAATTTCCGGAACCCGCTCCGCTGTCGTCCCACGGTCCCGCGCGCGTGATCGCCATGGTCAACCAAAAGGGCGGCGTTGGCAAGACCACATCCACCATCAACCTGGCAGCGGCCCTTGCTGAATACGGCCGCAGGGTGCTGCTGGTTGACTTCGACCCGCAGGGCGCGCTGTCCGCGGGCCTGGGCATCAACCCGCACGAACTGGACCTGACGGTCTACAACGTCCTCATGGACCGCAAGGTGGACATCCGCGACGCCATCCACCAGACCGGCGTCGAAAACGTCGACCTGCTGCCGGCCAACATCGACCTCTCCGCCGCAGAAGTGCAGCTGGTCAATGAAGTCGCCCGTGAGCAGGTCCTGGACAGGGCGCTGAAAAAAGTCGAAGACGATTACGACGTCGTCCTGATTGACTGCCAGCCCTCCCTGGGCCTGCTGACGGTCAACGCCCTGACCGCCGCCCACGGCGTGATCATCCCGCTCATCTGCGAGTTTTTCGCGCTCCGTGCGGTAGCCCTGCTGGTGGAAACCATCGACAAGGTCCAGGACAGGCTGAACCCCGGCCTGCAGGTTGATGGTGTCCTGGCCACCATGTACGACGCCCGCACGCTCCACAGCCGCGAAGTCATCACCCGCCTGGTGGAAGCCTTCGGCGACAAAGTCTTCGAGACCGTCATCAAACGCTCCATCAAGTTCGCTGACGCCACCGTCGCGGCCGAGCCGATCACCAGCTACGCCGGCAGCCACATCGGCGCCGATGCCTACCGCCGCCTGGCCAAAGAGCTGATTTCGCGCGGCGGCGCACCCTAA
- the der gene encoding ribosome biogenesis GTPase Der, with product MSDTTQTSSHSGAGEDEYTPTGTDQVAERLAAIDDDEAEMRAASLRAGLDDYELDEEDAALLSGNYDDEDFDGPVKLDPVLAIIGRPNVGKSTLVNRILGRREAVVEDTPGVTRDRVMYSAHWNGRNFTLVDTGGWEHDARGIHARVAEQAEMAVEMADAVLFVVDSAVGATATDEGVMKMLRRSKKPVIMVANKVDDFAQEADSATLWGLGFGEPYPVSALHGRGVADLLDHVMDTLPEFSTIEGLERSGGPRRIALIGRPNVGKSSLLNKLAGSERVVVDNTAGTTRDPVDEFIELGDRTWRFVDTAGIRRRQHMAQGADYYASLRTQAALEKAEVAVVLLAVDEVLSEQDVRILQLAIESGRALVLAFNKWDLLDDERRTYLEREIEQDLAHVAWAPRVNISALTGWHKDRLVPALDLALENWDRRIPTGKLNAFLGELVAAHPHPVRGGKQPRILYGTQASSRPPKFVLFTTGFLDPGYRRFITRRLRETFGFEGTPIEVNMRVREKRGKKR from the coding sequence ATGAGCGATACGACTCAAACCTCCAGCCACTCCGGCGCCGGCGAAGATGAATACACGCCCACCGGCACGGACCAGGTAGCCGAGCGGCTGGCCGCCATCGACGACGACGAAGCGGAGATGCGTGCCGCGTCGCTCCGCGCCGGCTTGGACGACTACGAGCTCGACGAGGAAGACGCCGCCCTGCTGAGCGGGAACTACGACGACGAGGACTTTGACGGACCGGTCAAGCTCGATCCCGTGCTTGCCATCATCGGCCGTCCCAACGTGGGCAAATCCACCCTTGTGAACCGTATCCTGGGCCGCCGCGAAGCCGTGGTCGAGGATACCCCCGGCGTAACGCGGGACCGGGTGATGTACTCGGCACACTGGAACGGGCGCAACTTCACGTTGGTGGACACCGGCGGCTGGGAGCACGATGCCCGCGGCATCCACGCCCGGGTGGCCGAACAGGCGGAAATGGCCGTGGAAATGGCCGACGCCGTGCTCTTCGTCGTCGACTCCGCGGTGGGCGCCACCGCGACGGACGAGGGCGTTATGAAGATGCTCCGCCGCAGCAAGAAGCCGGTCATCATGGTGGCCAACAAGGTGGACGACTTCGCGCAGGAAGCGGACTCCGCCACCCTGTGGGGCCTCGGCTTCGGCGAGCCTTACCCCGTTTCCGCCCTGCACGGACGCGGCGTTGCCGACCTCCTGGACCACGTGATGGACACGCTGCCGGAGTTCTCCACGATTGAGGGCCTGGAACGCTCGGGCGGACCCCGCCGCATCGCACTGATCGGCCGCCCGAACGTGGGCAAGTCATCACTGCTGAACAAGCTGGCAGGCTCCGAGCGTGTGGTAGTGGACAACACCGCCGGCACCACGCGTGATCCGGTGGATGAGTTCATCGAACTCGGCGACCGCACCTGGCGCTTTGTGGACACGGCGGGCATCCGCCGCCGCCAGCACATGGCGCAGGGCGCCGACTACTACGCCTCCCTCAGAACGCAGGCCGCGCTCGAGAAGGCGGAGGTCGCCGTCGTTCTTCTCGCCGTTGATGAAGTCCTCAGCGAGCAGGACGTCCGCATCCTGCAGCTGGCCATCGAGTCGGGCCGCGCCCTGGTGCTGGCCTTCAACAAATGGGACCTGCTCGACGACGAACGCCGCACCTACCTGGAGCGCGAAATCGAACAGGACCTGGCCCACGTGGCCTGGGCGCCCCGGGTCAACATTTCCGCGCTGACCGGCTGGCACAAGGACCGCCTGGTCCCCGCCCTGGACCTGGCCCTGGAGAACTGGGACCGGCGCATCCCCACCGGCAAGCTCAATGCCTTCCTCGGCGAGCTTGTGGCGGCGCACCCGCACCCGGTCCGCGGCGGCAAGCAGCCGCGTATCCTGTACGGCACACAGGCGTCCAGCCGGCCGCCGAAGTTTGTGCTGTTCACCACCGGGTTCCTCGACCCGGGCTACCGCCGGTTCATCACCCGCAGGCTCCGCGAAACGTTCGGTTTCGAGGGCACGCCCATCGAGGTCAACATGCGCGTCCGCGAAAAGCGTGGCAAGAAGCGTTAA
- a CDS encoding pseudouridine synthase has protein sequence MTQAGRQGSPRNSSGRNSSERNAGQGGASRNPAQGGSGRPSAAGGGFRAGAGKRNAGFGGGGDRPYKAPRPREEPFVDPGDAPATPPAGRGASDWKPAGSTSARKPAARKPGANKAPGTPGALKPKPRTGRPGAAASRAFGSERFGQNLGPVRKPARKRGPRGDVQQSEMHDADGTRLQKVMAQAGVASRRVCEEMIAEGRVEVDGQVVTELGVRVDPKTAVIHVDGLRIQLDENLVYMVFNKPKGVVSTMEDPDGRPCISDFVRKTHQGERLFHVGRLDVATEGLLLLTNDGELANRLTHPSYEVPKTYLVQVRGPFPQGVGAQLREGVELEDGFASVDSFKLVDSTPGHVLIEVILHSGKNRIVRRLFDAVGFPVLRLVRVKVGPIGLGDQRQGSIRNLGKQEVGHLLASVGL, from the coding sequence ATGACACAGGCGGGACGCCAGGGTTCACCACGTAACAGTTCGGGACGCAACAGTTCAGAACGCAATGCCGGACAGGGCGGCGCAAGCCGTAATCCTGCACAGGGCGGCAGCGGCCGCCCCAGCGCGGCGGGCGGCGGATTCCGCGCCGGCGCCGGCAAGCGCAACGCCGGATTCGGCGGCGGCGGAGACCGCCCGTACAAGGCCCCTAGGCCGCGCGAGGAGCCATTTGTCGATCCCGGCGATGCTCCGGCGACGCCGCCGGCCGGCCGCGGTGCCTCCGACTGGAAGCCCGCCGGCAGCACATCAGCGCGCAAGCCTGCCGCCCGCAAGCCGGGCGCCAACAAGGCTCCCGGCACTCCGGGCGCACTCAAGCCCAAGCCGCGCACCGGCAGGCCCGGGGCGGCGGCGTCACGCGCCTTCGGCAGCGAACGGTTTGGCCAGAACCTTGGCCCCGTGCGGAAGCCTGCCCGCAAGCGTGGACCCCGCGGTGACGTTCAGCAGTCGGAAATGCACGACGCCGACGGCACCCGCCTGCAGAAGGTCATGGCCCAGGCCGGCGTGGCTTCGCGCCGCGTCTGCGAAGAGATGATCGCCGAAGGCCGGGTAGAAGTCGACGGCCAGGTGGTCACTGAGCTTGGTGTCCGCGTGGACCCCAAGACAGCGGTCATCCACGTTGATGGCCTGCGCATCCAGCTGGATGAAAACCTCGTGTACATGGTCTTCAACAAGCCCAAGGGCGTGGTGTCCACCATGGAAGACCCCGATGGCCGTCCCTGCATCAGCGATTTTGTGCGGAAGACCCACCAGGGCGAACGCCTGTTCCACGTGGGCCGGCTGGACGTCGCCACCGAAGGTCTGCTGCTGCTGACGAACGACGGCGAACTGGCCAACCGGCTGACCCACCCGTCCTACGAGGTCCCCAAGACCTACCTGGTCCAGGTCCGCGGCCCGTTCCCGCAGGGAGTTGGCGCCCAGCTCCGGGAAGGTGTGGAACTCGAGGATGGTTTTGCCTCGGTTGACTCCTTCAAGCTGGTGGACTCGACTCCGGGCCACGTGCTGATCGAAGTGATCCTGCACTCGGGCAAGAACCGGATTGTCCGTCGCCTGTTCGACGCCGTCGGGTTCCCGGTCCTGCGGCTGGTGCGCGTCAAGGTGGGTCCCATTGGCCTGGGCGACCAGCGCCAGGGCAGCATCCGCAACCTTGGCAAGCAGGAAGTCGGCCACCTGCTGGCATCCGTAGGACTCTGA
- a CDS encoding cation:dicarboxylate symporter family transporter, with translation MASQRGESLGTVKTRRKGLDKSHYLYIAVIAAVILGAVVGLLFPEVGKSLKPLGDGFIKLIKMMIAPIIFCTIVLGIGSIAKAATVGKVGGLALGYFVLMSTFALGIGLVVGNLIHPGEGLKLAAYDPNKKAEVDSTVAFLLGIIPGDIPVLPTLFAAILVGFALQKMGAQGAPVLKAIGHGQVVVFRILIMIMWLAPVGAFGAIAAVVGATGFQAIVSMFTLMAAFYITCALFIVVILGGLLQMVTGVNIFKLMKYLGREYLLIFSTSSSEAALPRLIAKMEHLGVSKPVVGVTVPTGYSFNLDGTAIYLTMASLFVANAMGTPLDLGAQLSLLIFMIIASKGAAGVTGAGLATLAAGLQAHKPELLGGVGMIVGIDRFMSEARALTNFTGNAVATLLIGTWVKEIDNKQVGDVLSGQAPFDEQTMIAGHGEPEAKAPKEPVLANA, from the coding sequence ATGGCTTCTCAACGAGGAGAGTCGCTCGGCACCGTGAAGACGCGGCGCAAGGGCCTGGACAAATCCCACTACCTTTACATTGCCGTTATTGCCGCCGTGATCCTGGGCGCCGTCGTCGGCCTGCTGTTCCCCGAGGTCGGCAAATCACTGAAGCCCCTCGGTGATGGCTTTATCAAGCTCATCAAAATGATGATTGCACCGATCATCTTCTGCACCATCGTCCTGGGCATCGGCTCCATTGCCAAAGCCGCAACGGTCGGCAAGGTGGGCGGCCTGGCCCTGGGCTACTTTGTGCTCATGTCAACCTTCGCCCTGGGCATCGGCCTGGTGGTAGGCAACCTCATCCACCCGGGTGAGGGTTTGAAGCTGGCGGCGTACGACCCCAACAAAAAGGCCGAAGTGGACAGCACAGTTGCTTTCCTCCTGGGCATTATTCCGGGCGACATTCCCGTTCTGCCCACACTCTTCGCCGCCATCCTCGTAGGCTTCGCCCTCCAGAAGATGGGCGCGCAGGGTGCTCCTGTCCTCAAAGCCATCGGCCACGGCCAGGTAGTTGTGTTCAGGATCCTCATCATGATCATGTGGCTTGCTCCGGTGGGCGCCTTCGGTGCCATCGCCGCCGTCGTCGGAGCTACCGGTTTCCAGGCAATCGTGAGCATGTTCACCCTCATGGCCGCCTTCTACATCACCTGCGCCCTCTTCATCGTGGTGATCCTCGGCGGCCTGCTGCAGATGGTGACCGGCGTCAACATCTTCAAGCTGATGAAGTACCTGGGCCGCGAATACCTCCTGATCTTCTCCACCTCCTCTTCCGAAGCAGCGCTGCCACGCCTGATCGCCAAGATGGAGCACTTGGGTGTGTCCAAGCCGGTCGTTGGCGTCACCGTACCCACGGGATACTCCTTCAACCTGGACGGCACCGCCATCTACCTGACCATGGCGTCACTGTTCGTCGCCAACGCGATGGGAACCCCGCTGGATCTCGGCGCCCAGTTGTCGCTGCTGATCTTCATGATCATCGCCTCCAAGGGTGCAGCCGGTGTCACCGGTGCAGGCCTGGCCACGCTGGCCGCCGGCCTGCAGGCCCACAAGCCGGAGCTACTTGGCGGCGTCGGCATGATCGTCGGAATCGACCGCTTTATGTCTGAAGCCCGCGCCCTGACCAACTTCACGGGCAACGCTGTAGCCACCCTCCTGATCGGCACCTGGGTCAAGGAAATCGACAACAAGCAGGTGGGAGACGTTCTCTCGGGTCAGGCTCCGTTCGACGAGCAGACGATGATCGCCGGACATGGCGAGCCGGAAGCCAAGGCTCCGAAGGAGCCGGTGCTGGCCAACGCCTAA
- a CDS encoding ScpA family protein, giving the protein MAESKPGFEVRLANFAGPFDLLLGLIAKHQLDITEVAIATVTDEFIKYIRKLRKLGEEWALDEASEFLVIAATLLDLKAARLLPAGEVEDDEDIALLEARDLLFARLLQYKAFKQVAALMAGTLEQEASRFPRQVALEEHVAAMLPELVWKHTPDQFARLAESALKAKTPRPTEVGLAHLHGGTVSVKEQAEILGLRLQLGKPLTFRALIADADSTLVVVARFLALLEMFRDRAVSFDQVSPLGDLTVHWTLDGRDWSTENLSEEYEELS; this is encoded by the coding sequence GTGGCCGAGTCCAAACCCGGCTTTGAGGTGCGGCTTGCCAACTTCGCCGGCCCGTTCGACCTCCTGCTGGGCCTGATCGCCAAGCACCAGCTGGACATCACCGAGGTGGCCATTGCCACCGTCACTGATGAGTTCATCAAGTACATCAGGAAGCTCCGGAAGCTCGGCGAGGAATGGGCGCTGGATGAAGCCAGCGAATTCCTGGTCATCGCCGCCACCCTCCTGGATCTCAAGGCCGCAAGGCTCCTGCCCGCCGGTGAAGTCGAGGACGACGAGGACATCGCCCTACTGGAAGCGCGGGACCTCCTTTTTGCGAGGCTCCTCCAATACAAGGCGTTCAAACAGGTGGCAGCCCTGATGGCCGGAACCCTGGAACAGGAAGCCAGCCGGTTTCCGCGTCAGGTTGCCTTGGAGGAGCACGTTGCCGCCATGCTCCCGGAACTGGTGTGGAAGCACACCCCGGACCAGTTCGCCCGCCTGGCCGAGTCCGCCCTGAAGGCCAAGACGCCGCGGCCCACCGAGGTGGGCCTTGCCCACCTGCATGGCGGTACCGTCAGCGTGAAGGAACAGGCGGAGATCCTGGGGCTCCGGCTCCAGTTGGGGAAGCCCCTGACTTTCCGCGCGCTGATCGCCGACGCCGATTCCACGCTCGTAGTGGTGGCCAGGTTCCTCGCGTTGCTGGAGATGTTCCGGGACAGGGCAGTCTCCTTCGACCAGGTGTCGCCGCTGGGCGATCTCACCGTCCACTGGACGCTGGATGGCCGGGACTGGTCAACAGAAAACCTAAGCGAAGAATACGAGGAACTGTCGTGA
- a CDS encoding SMC-Scp complex subunit ScpB, which produces MSQELPEPGTEPGTDVRDLPGGAKAALEAVLMVLDQPASATELAAGLNLTVAVVEQLLAELQREYSGYTVKAPDMDRASDAGFSASPRGFELRNIAGGWRIYSRADFAEIVGRFVLEGQTARLTQAALETLAVIAYRQPVSRARVSAIRGVNVDSVVRTLTQRGLIEDSGHDPESGAILYRTTSYFLERMGISSVAELPQLSPHLPGLEGIAEFYDADRM; this is translated from the coding sequence GTGAGCCAAGAACTTCCGGAGCCTGGGACGGAGCCGGGCACGGACGTCCGGGATCTGCCCGGCGGTGCCAAGGCTGCACTTGAGGCGGTCCTGATGGTCCTGGACCAACCGGCCAGCGCTACTGAGCTGGCTGCCGGGCTTAACCTGACCGTCGCCGTAGTCGAGCAGTTGCTGGCGGAACTGCAGCGGGAGTATAGCGGCTATACTGTTAAAGCCCCGGACATGGACCGTGCCAGCGATGCTGGTTTCAGCGCCAGCCCCCGGGGTTTCGAATTGCGGAACATCGCCGGTGGCTGGCGGATCTACTCCCGCGCAGACTTCGCCGAGATCGTCGGACGGTTTGTGCTTGAGGGTCAGACGGCCAGGCTCACGCAGGCAGCCTTGGAAACACTGGCTGTCATCGCATACCGCCAGCCTGTCTCCAGGGCCAGGGTGTCTGCAATCCGAGGAGTCAATGTCGATTCTGTCGTACGGACATTGACCCAGCGCGGGCTGATCGAAGATTCGGGACACGATCCCGAGTCGGGAGCCATCCTCTACCGGACCACGTCGTATTTCCTGGAACGGATGGGAATCAGCTCCGTAGCGGAACTGCCCCAGCTCTCACCCCATCTTCCGGGGCTCGAGGGCATCGCGGAGTTCTACGACGCCGACAGAATGTAG